In Synechocystis sp. PCC 6714, the following are encoded in one genomic region:
- a CDS encoding type 1 glutamine amidotransferase, with protein sequence MELTIGWLYPKLMSTYGDRGNVICIQRRCQWRDIPVKILPLEQTSHAELFLQADVIVGGGAQDRQQEIVMRDLQGAKAEALKNQLDSGIPGVFTCGSPQLLGHYYEPALGQRIEGLGLLDMVSKHPGPEAKRCIGNVVFEITAEPLRRELEAMTGEIPTVIGFENHGGRTYLQSVSPLGKVKVGYGNNGEDGYEGAFHQKAIATYSHGPLLPKNPFLADWLIRTALEKKYEDSVQLTPLDDRLAQQARTAMLKRLE encoded by the coding sequence ATGGAATTAACAATTGGCTGGCTCTACCCCAAACTCATGAGCACCTATGGCGATCGGGGCAACGTCATTTGCATTCAACGTCGTTGTCAATGGCGGGATATTCCCGTGAAAATTCTTCCCCTGGAACAGACCAGCCATGCAGAACTATTTCTCCAGGCGGACGTAATTGTGGGGGGGGGAGCCCAGGATCGACAGCAGGAAATTGTCATGCGGGATCTCCAAGGCGCTAAGGCAGAGGCCCTAAAAAATCAGTTAGACAGTGGGATTCCCGGTGTATTTACCTGCGGCTCTCCCCAACTGTTGGGGCATTACTATGAACCCGCTTTGGGACAACGGATTGAAGGTTTGGGATTGCTGGATATGGTTAGTAAACATCCCGGCCCCGAAGCTAAACGCTGTATTGGCAATGTGGTGTTTGAAATTACCGCTGAACCCCTCCGGCGGGAGTTGGAAGCGATGACGGGGGAAATCCCGACAGTAATTGGTTTTGAAAACCACGGCGGCCGCACCTATCTGCAATCCGTTTCTCCCTTGGGTAAAGTCAAAGTGGGCTATGGTAACAACGGTGAAGATGGTTATGAAGGAGCTTTCCACCAAAAGGCGATCGCCACCTACTCCCATGGCCCTTTGCTACCCAAAAATCCCTTTTTAGCTGATTGGTTAATCCGCACTGCGTTGGAGAAGAAGTATGAAGATTCAGTGCAGTTAACCCCCTTGGATGACCGCCTGGCCCAGCAAGCCCGCACCGCCATGCTCAAACGGCTAGAATAG
- a CDS encoding Rieske 2Fe-2S domain-containing protein — translation MTSLLTSPPQAPVVTDTLPAGGLDQNKFDCRAVWYPLAYEEDLDKRKPSRFTLLGEDLVIWWEANTQQWRVYADQCPHRLAPLSEGRINEAGHLECPYHGWTFAGSGQCQTIPQQYVEGQAHTSRRACVRSLPTRVAQGLLFAFPGERDQAEKVSLPLVDVLEEDQSEWVCLNTFRDLPYDAFTLMENVLDSSHIPYTHHKTVGKRSNVSPVDLEIIHGDLAEIRYAARQGFTGIWEEGPRKGTLGKQTTTFIAPGLMWHDLTSQQFGRTLTVVYATPIRPGECRLFARFPFKFPSKFPRLVIGLTPRWYSHLGQNRVLEDDQIFLHWQERFVQGQGGSPNYEKACYLPTKADLFVAEFHRWIDQYQVKPFGDSKLPDRQSVEQLMDRYHSHTKHCHSCRKALATIERIEKISLAIAILSVALTPIAMVAGAPNLLLGVALTTFIALGFSVWAGLGKFKQSFYQGNPIPPRNIPDKGNVN, via the coding sequence ATGACCAGTTTGTTAACCTCCCCTCCCCAAGCTCCAGTTGTCACCGACACCCTACCAGCGGGGGGACTAGACCAAAACAAATTTGATTGTCGAGCAGTGTGGTATCCCCTGGCCTACGAGGAGGATTTGGACAAGCGCAAACCAAGCCGTTTTACCCTGCTAGGGGAAGATTTGGTGATTTGGTGGGAAGCAAATACTCAACAATGGCGGGTTTACGCCGATCAATGTCCCCATCGCCTCGCTCCATTATCGGAGGGCAGAATAAACGAGGCTGGCCATTTGGAATGTCCCTACCACGGCTGGACTTTTGCGGGGTCAGGGCAATGTCAAACCATTCCCCAACAATATGTTGAGGGCCAAGCCCACACTAGTAGGAGAGCCTGTGTACGTTCCCTCCCGACCCGGGTAGCTCAGGGTTTACTCTTTGCTTTTCCAGGGGAAAGGGATCAGGCGGAAAAAGTATCTCTCCCGTTGGTGGATGTATTGGAGGAAGATCAGTCTGAATGGGTTTGTCTCAATACCTTTCGGGATCTGCCCTATGATGCCTTTACTCTGATGGAAAACGTCTTGGATTCGAGCCATATTCCCTACACGCACCATAAAACCGTTGGTAAACGCAGCAACGTCAGCCCGGTGGATTTAGAAATTATCCACGGCGATCTCGCAGAGATCCGCTACGCGGCGCGCCAGGGGTTTACGGGCATTTGGGAAGAGGGGCCAAGGAAAGGCACTTTGGGGAAACAAACCACCACGTTCATTGCGCCGGGATTAATGTGGCACGATTTAACTTCCCAGCAGTTTGGCCGGACTTTAACGGTGGTTTATGCAACCCCCATTCGCCCAGGGGAATGCCGTTTATTTGCCCGTTTTCCTTTCAAATTTCCTAGTAAATTTCCCCGGTTAGTGATTGGCTTAACGCCTCGTTGGTATTCCCATTTAGGCCAAAATCGGGTGTTGGAAGATGACCAAATTTTTCTCCATTGGCAGGAAAGATTTGTACAGGGTCAAGGCGGATCGCCCAACTACGAAAAAGCCTGTTATTTACCCACTAAAGCAGATTTATTCGTGGCGGAATTTCACCGTTGGATTGACCAATATCAAGTCAAACCTTTTGGGGATAGTAAACTACCCGATCGCCAATCCGTAGAGCAATTAATGGATCGTTACCATTCCCACACTAAACACTGTCATAGTTGCCGTAAGGCTTTGGCTACCATTGAACGGATTGAAAAGATCAGTCTGGCGATCGCCATTTTATCTGTTGCGTTAACTCCTATAGCCATGGTGGCCGGTGCCCCCAATTTATTGCTGGGGGTAGCATTAACCACCTTTATTGCCCTGGGTTTTAGTGTTTGGGCTGGTTTGGGTAAATTTAAACAATCTTTTTACCAAGGTAACCCCATTCCGCCAAGAAATATCCCCGACAAAGGCAATGTAAATTAA
- a CDS encoding NAD(P)/FAD-dependent oxidoreductase produces MTDVRPRICILGGGFGGLYTALRLSQLPWEGHTPPEIVLVDQRDRFLFAPFLYELVTEEMQTWEIAPPFGELLAESGVIFRQAEVTAIDIVRQQVQLKSPDNSGHGTDSENLDYSQLVIALGGRTPLPNLPGLKDYGLGFRTLEDAYKLKQKLKVLEQSNTEKIRVAIVGGGYSGVELAAKLGDRLGTRGRIRIIERGKEILGLSPEFNRQQAQASLSAKGIWVDTETTVTAITSHDLTLKFRDQEDVIPVDLVLWTVGTEVAPLIGSLPLPHNDQGLLKTNAQLQVEGKANIFALGDGAECRDVSGQLIPPTAQGAFQQADYCAWNIWANLTGRPLLPCRYQPLGEMLALGIDSAVLNGLGIKLTGPAAVLARRLVYLYRFPTWQHQLTVGLNWLTRPLGNWLKNEPS; encoded by the coding sequence ATGACGGACGTTCGACCACGGATTTGCATTTTAGGGGGAGGATTTGGGGGGCTTTACACCGCCCTGCGCCTCAGTCAACTGCCCTGGGAGGGCCATACCCCACCGGAAATTGTCCTCGTCGATCAACGGGATCGGTTTTTGTTTGCCCCTTTTCTCTACGAATTGGTGACGGAGGAAATGCAAACTTGGGAAATTGCCCCACCCTTCGGGGAACTGTTAGCAGAATCGGGGGTAATTTTTCGCCAAGCTGAAGTAACCGCCATCGATATTGTCCGTCAACAGGTACAGTTAAAATCCCCAGATAATTCAGGACATGGGACTGATTCAGAAAATTTAGACTATAGCCAATTGGTGATTGCCCTGGGGGGTCGAACTCCTTTACCAAATCTGCCGGGACTAAAGGATTATGGCTTGGGATTTCGGACCTTGGAAGATGCCTATAAACTCAAGCAAAAATTAAAAGTTCTAGAACAATCCAACACTGAAAAAATTCGGGTTGCCATTGTCGGTGGTGGCTACAGCGGGGTGGAATTAGCGGCCAAACTAGGCGATCGCCTGGGAACTCGGGGCCGCATCCGCATTATCGAACGGGGCAAAGAAATTTTAGGGTTATCCCCGGAATTCAACCGTCAACAGGCCCAGGCTAGCCTTTCCGCCAAAGGCATTTGGGTAGATACGGAAACCACTGTCACCGCCATTACCTCCCATGATCTCACCCTAAAATTCCGAGATCAAGAGGATGTCATTCCTGTGGATTTGGTGCTTTGGACTGTGGGCACCGAAGTTGCTCCCCTCATTGGCAGTTTACCCCTGCCTCACAATGACCAGGGCTTACTGAAAACCAATGCTCAACTACAGGTGGAAGGAAAAGCTAATATTTTTGCCCTGGGGGATGGGGCCGAATGCCGTGATGTCAGCGGTCAGTTAATCCCCCCCACAGCCCAGGGAGCGTTTCAACAGGCTGATTATTGTGCTTGGAATATCTGGGCTAACTTAACCGGGCGTCCCCTCCTACCGTGTCGTTACCAACCCCTAGGGGAAATGCTTGCCTTGGGCATCGATAGTGCAGTACTGAATGGTTTAGGCATTAAGTTAACGGGCCCCGCCGCTGTGCTGGCCCGCCGGTTAGTCTATCTCTATCGCTTCCCCACCTGGCAACACCAACTAACTGTGGGCTTAAATTGGCTGACCCGCCCCCTAGGGAATTGGCTCAAAAATGAACCTTCCTGA
- a CDS encoding N-acetylmuramoyl-L-alanine amidase: protein MSRLSGFVLTFLSVLLTSLPAMAGQLVNWNFNASQNRFTFYTNSRVQPTAQMIPNPTRIVVDLPGTTLSGPTVRQAGSGRVKEIRIGEPDSFTTRVVIELEAGYTVDPQQVKVRGITPTQWVVELPTPELAPASNNNAPAPNGDGSSLPSQNLTAANTSSSPVSGAQDLQVTGNGLFVRLDKNGDNSGIRVQPNPRQSTVNFELMGAVLPESLVGKSLLVGEYGVEEIKFSDSPNNPRLSLALADSGGGWNAYYSRVGGGVVLLPKQINRSGGSNQAPGSAAVPVSNNSSNNSSPSSGNGSSNDRLVSQAPNRNLANITAIEVTRDDSQLIIRGDRQINARGNLNRLTGNYEIRLERAQLSPQFRSPELATGGPIYQLNIRQETADSVLILVQPNMGRRFGRLFRSGGSLYALELIPDATASRPTGNLPSGNPPRGNSGEQVPIAVQPPPANAAPSFPPEWSNPPAGNLPSVPRGSRLVVVDPGHGGKDPGAIGIRGVQEKDVVLAVSQYLQRYLEQQGVRVLMTRTGDYFISLQGRTDMANRAGADLFVSIHANSMGMGRPDVNGFEIYYHGNAGLSQAIHRNVVNSLNVRDRRVRQARFYVLRNSRMPSTLVEMGFVTGNEDNYKLTDPNFQQQMAQAIARGVLEYLQQR, encoded by the coding sequence ATGTCAAGATTGTCTGGTTTTGTTCTTACTTTTTTATCGGTTTTGCTAACCAGTCTGCCAGCCATGGCTGGGCAGTTAGTGAACTGGAATTTTAATGCTTCCCAAAATCGGTTTACTTTCTACACCAATTCTCGGGTGCAACCCACCGCGCAAATGATTCCCAACCCCACCCGCATTGTGGTGGATTTACCTGGCACCACCCTAAGCGGGCCGACAGTACGCCAGGCAGGCTCTGGACGGGTCAAGGAAATTCGCATTGGGGAGCCTGATAGCTTCACCACCAGGGTGGTAATAGAGCTAGAAGCGGGCTATACCGTAGATCCCCAGCAGGTAAAAGTTCGAGGCATTACCCCAACCCAATGGGTAGTGGAATTGCCTACGCCGGAATTGGCCCCCGCCAGCAATAACAATGCCCCAGCCCCCAATGGCGATGGCTCCTCCCTACCTAGCCAGAATTTGACTGCCGCTAACACTTCTAGCTCTCCAGTCAGCGGTGCCCAGGATTTACAGGTCACGGGTAATGGGCTTTTCGTTCGTCTGGATAAAAATGGCGACAATAGCGGTATTCGCGTCCAACCCAACCCCCGCCAATCCACAGTTAATTTTGAACTTATGGGGGCGGTACTTCCGGAAAGTTTAGTGGGGAAGTCTCTCCTAGTGGGGGAATACGGAGTGGAGGAAATTAAGTTTTCCGATAGCCCCAACAATCCCCGGCTTTCTTTGGCCTTGGCCGACAGTGGCGGTGGCTGGAATGCTTACTATAGCCGAGTAGGGGGAGGCGTAGTCCTGCTCCCAAAGCAGATTAACCGGTCTGGGGGTTCTAACCAAGCTCCCGGATCGGCGGCCGTTCCGGTCAGTAATAACAGCTCTAATAATTCTTCCCCTTCTTCCGGCAATGGTAGCTCTAACGATCGCCTAGTGAGTCAGGCTCCCAATCGCAATTTGGCTAATATAACCGCCATTGAGGTGACCAGGGACGATAGCCAGTTAATTATCCGTGGCGATCGCCAGATTAATGCCAGGGGCAATTTGAACCGCTTAACGGGCAACTACGAAATTCGTTTGGAACGGGCCCAATTGTCCCCCCAATTCCGAAGTCCGGAACTGGCCACCGGTGGCCCCATTTATCAACTCAATATTCGCCAGGAAACGGCGGATTCGGTTTTAATTTTGGTTCAGCCCAACATGGGGCGTCGTTTTGGCCGTTTGTTTCGTTCCGGGGGCAGTCTTTACGCCCTAGAATTAATCCCCGATGCCACGGCTAGCCGCCCTACGGGAAATTTGCCAAGCGGCAATCCACCCAGAGGGAATAGTGGAGAGCAGGTTCCCATTGCTGTCCAACCCCCGCCGGCTAATGCAGCCCCCAGTTTTCCACCGGAGTGGAGCAATCCCCCCGCAGGCAATTTACCATCTGTTCCTCGGGGAAGCCGGTTGGTGGTGGTAGACCCCGGCCATGGTGGCAAGGATCCCGGGGCGATCGGTATACGGGGGGTACAGGAAAAGGACGTGGTTTTGGCCGTGTCCCAGTATCTACAGCGATATCTAGAACAACAGGGGGTCCGGGTGTTGATGACCCGTACTGGGGACTATTTCATCAGCCTGCAGGGCCGCACCGACATGGCCAACCGAGCCGGAGCAGATTTGTTTGTCAGTATCCACGCCAATTCCATGGGCATGGGACGTCCCGACGTGAATGGTTTTGAGATTTACTACCACGGCAATGCCGGTTTATCCCAGGCAATCCACCGTAATGTGGTTAATTCCCTAAACGTGCGGGATCGGCGGGTGCGCCAGGCCAGATTCTACGTTTTACGCAATTCCCGCATGCCTTCAACCTTGGTGGAAATGGGCTTTGTCACGGGCAATGAGGATAATTACAAACTTACGGATCCCAATTTTCAGCAACAGATGGCCCAGGCGATCGCCCGGGGGGTTTTGGAGTATCTGCAACAAAGGTAA
- a CDS encoding CoB--CoM heterodisulfide reductase iron-sulfur subunit B family protein, with amino-acid sequence MTKTLEYAYFPGCVAQGACGELHLATTSLSKVLGIKLVELKKASCCGSGTFKEDSQLLEDSVNARNIALAEQLNLPLLTHCSTCQGVIAHVDERLKKAQKDDPKYVEQINGYLQKESCAPYRGSSRVTHLLWALVQDFGLETLAQRVKQKLSGLNCASFYGCYLLRAQENLPEANPFDPQSLEQVFTTLGANPIYYEGRTQCCGWPISSYATPQSFQLAGRHLQTAIAAGADCLITPCPLCHLQLDSRQPEISKVLGKNLNLPVLHLPQLVGLALGINPRDLGLERHVVSTAPVLAKLGLV; translated from the coding sequence ATGACTAAGACCCTTGAATATGCCTATTTTCCCGGTTGTGTTGCCCAGGGGGCCTGTGGAGAACTGCATCTGGCCACCACATCCCTGAGCAAGGTTTTGGGAATCAAGTTAGTGGAGCTAAAAAAAGCATCCTGTTGTGGCTCCGGTACATTTAAAGAGGATTCCCAACTGTTGGAAGATAGTGTTAATGCCCGCAACATTGCCTTGGCGGAACAATTAAACTTGCCATTGCTCACCCATTGCAGCACTTGTCAGGGGGTGATTGCCCACGTGGATGAACGGCTGAAAAAAGCTCAAAAAGACGATCCCAAGTACGTTGAACAAATTAACGGTTATTTGCAAAAAGAGAGCTGTGCCCCCTATCGAGGTTCCAGCAGGGTGACCCATTTACTCTGGGCTTTGGTGCAGGATTTTGGACTGGAAACGTTGGCTCAGCGGGTTAAACAAAAATTAAGCGGGCTTAACTGTGCTTCTTTCTATGGTTGTTATCTTCTGCGGGCCCAGGAAAATTTACCAGAAGCCAATCCCTTTGATCCCCAATCCCTGGAACAAGTTTTTACCACCCTAGGGGCTAACCCGATCTACTATGAAGGCCGCACCCAATGCTGTGGTTGGCCCATTTCCAGTTATGCTACGCCTCAATCTTTTCAACTAGCTGGCCGGCATTTACAAACGGCGATCGCCGCCGGGGCCGATTGTTTAATTACCCCTTGTCCTCTATGCCATTTACAATTGGATTCCCGCCAACCGGAAATTAGCAAAGTACTAGGTAAAAATCTTAATTTGCCGGTCTTACATCTGCCCCAATTGGTGGGTTTGGCTCTGGGGATTAATCCTAGGGATCTAGGCTTGGAGCGCCATGTGGTTTCCACTGCCCCGGTATTGGCTAAGCTTGGCCTAGTCTGA
- the sigC gene encoding RNA polymerase sigma factor SigC: protein MNKPSNDEPPPTNVRDLEALSPLEEGELTVDLQDLEYTVVAHRQPSSTDLVRLYLQDIGRIPLLKRDEEVQVAQQVQSYLRLLAIQNQAAESNPVIEKYQTAITIHDQLLSQLGHRPSYERWAKILGETVPNLKETLKNGKRAWADLVGLTVEELEKVEKQGIEAKAHMIKANLRLVVSVAKKYQNRGLELLDLIQEGTLGLERAVEKFDPTKGYRFSTYSYWWIRQGITRAIATQSRMIRLPVHITEKLNKIKRAQRKISQEKGHTPKIDEVAEELGMTPEQVREVLTQVPRSVSLELKVGQDKDTELMDLLETDTQSPEDELMREALQSDMQEILSDLTPREQEVIALRFGFQDGVAHSLSEIGRILNLSRERVRQIEAKALQKLRHPRRRDRIRDYYENLG, encoded by the coding sequence ATGAATAAGCCGAGCAACGATGAGCCGCCCCCCACCAATGTAAGAGATTTGGAAGCTTTGTCGCCGCTGGAGGAAGGAGAATTAACTGTGGACTTGCAGGATTTGGAATACACCGTTGTTGCCCATCGTCAGCCATCCAGTACGGATTTAGTCCGCCTTTACCTCCAAGATATTGGCCGCATTCCCCTACTCAAAAGGGACGAAGAGGTGCAAGTGGCCCAACAGGTGCAAAGTTACCTTCGTCTCCTGGCAATACAGAACCAGGCGGCAGAATCTAACCCTGTGATTGAAAAATATCAAACGGCGATCACCATCCATGATCAACTATTGTCCCAATTGGGTCATCGCCCTTCCTACGAACGTTGGGCCAAGATTTTAGGGGAAACAGTGCCAAATCTGAAAGAAACCCTCAAAAATGGCAAACGGGCCTGGGCAGATTTGGTGGGGTTGACAGTGGAAGAATTAGAAAAAGTGGAAAAACAGGGCATTGAGGCCAAGGCCCACATGATCAAAGCCAATCTCCGCTTGGTGGTTTCCGTGGCTAAAAAATATCAAAATCGGGGCTTGGAACTGCTAGATCTAATCCAAGAGGGCACTTTGGGGTTAGAGCGGGCGGTGGAAAAATTTGACCCCACCAAGGGTTACCGTTTCAGTACCTATTCCTACTGGTGGATTCGTCAAGGCATCACCAGGGCGATCGCCACCCAAAGCCGAATGATCCGTTTGCCGGTGCACATTACCGAAAAGTTAAACAAAATCAAGCGGGCCCAAAGGAAGATTTCCCAGGAAAAAGGCCATACACCCAAAATTGACGAAGTGGCAGAAGAACTGGGCATGACCCCAGAGCAAGTGCGGGAAGTGCTTACCCAAGTGCCCCGTTCCGTCTCCCTAGAGCTCAAGGTGGGGCAAGATAAAGACACGGAACTGATGGATTTACTAGAAACGGACACCCAGTCACCGGAAGACGAACTGATGCGGGAGGCCCTCCAGAGTGATATGCAGGAAATTTTGTCAGATTTAACCCCGAGGGAACAGGAAGTCATTGCCCTCCGCTTTGGTTTTCAGGACGGCGTGGCCCACTCCCTATCGGAAATTGGGCGCATCTTGAATTTATCCAGGGAACGGGTGCGACAAATCGAAGCTAAGGCTTTGCAAAAATTACGCCATCCCCGCCGTCGGGACCGCATTCGGGATTATTACGAAAACCTGGGCTAG
- a CDS encoding winged helix-turn-helix domain-containing protein yields the protein MLHHIANKNLANQGIPIVCLRGELIAAIWGPDDFGSREQDLDRLAMEIRKTFGKTAPGEQWLETVVGAGYLLHIDTET from the coding sequence ATGTTGCATCACATTGCCAACAAAAATTTGGCTAACCAAGGCATCCCCATTGTCTGTCTCCGGGGAGAATTAATTGCCGCCATTTGGGGACCAGATGATTTTGGTTCCCGTGAACAGGACCTAGACCGGCTCGCGATGGAAATTCGTAAAACCTTTGGAAAAACCGCCCCAGGGGAGCAATGGTTAGAAACGGTGGTGGGGGCTGGTTACCTACTGCACATTGACACTGAAACCTAG
- a CDS encoding DUF4912 domain-containing protein → MAKEDRPSLEDMTLRQLRRVASECNISRYSRMRKSQLLAEVEKALNNPASAPFSVKPLNRPQEEQAVEASKFELGQDDKFGAPLTAVDEGLGDLPGGYGESRITLMPRDPQWAYAYWDIPKEHKDALRSQGGQQLALRLYDVTDLDWQTSSPHSVQEYLCDELAREWYLPIPVSDRDYALDIGYRTFDGRWLTLARSTPIRIPPVYPSDWVEDVFVTVNWDEDLQGKTIYQLVPPSKRTVGASTAVYDQVFDMAQGAEALRMAGSLYGSMQHVPGSLTHEQTLSSYVFPSGVGMWAAPNVSGLNMSGIGMGYGLSSSEFMASEAPVRPRQFWLVADAELIVYGATEPDATVTIGGRPIKLNEDGTFRFQMSFQDGLIDYPIVAVAADGEQTRNVHMKFTRETPSRNTNTKEEAVPEWFS, encoded by the coding sequence ATGGCTAAAGAAGACCGACCCTCCCTCGAAGACATGACGCTGCGACAATTACGCCGAGTTGCCAGTGAATGCAATATTTCCCGGTACAGTCGGATGCGTAAATCCCAGCTACTGGCAGAGGTGGAAAAAGCCCTCAATAATCCAGCCTCTGCGCCATTTTCTGTTAAACCCCTTAACCGTCCCCAGGAGGAACAAGCTGTGGAAGCTTCTAAATTTGAACTTGGTCAAGATGATAAATTTGGTGCCCCCCTCACCGCAGTGGATGAAGGCCTGGGGGATTTACCCGGCGGTTACGGCGAAAGCCGCATTACCCTGATGCCTAGGGATCCCCAGTGGGCCTATGCCTATTGGGACATTCCCAAAGAACATAAAGATGCTCTCCGTAGTCAGGGTGGCCAACAGTTAGCCCTGCGACTCTACGACGTGACGGACCTCGATTGGCAGACCAGTAGCCCCCACAGCGTTCAGGAATATCTCTGTGATGAATTGGCGCGGGAATGGTATCTACCGATCCCCGTCAGCGATCGGGATTATGCTTTGGACATCGGTTACCGCACTTTTGATGGTCGTTGGTTGACCCTGGCCCGTTCCACCCCCATTCGGATTCCTCCCGTTTATCCTTCCGATTGGGTAGAGGATGTATTTGTCACCGTTAATTGGGATGAGGATCTCCAAGGCAAAACCATTTATCAACTGGTTCCCCCCAGCAAGCGCACTGTGGGAGCTTCTACCGCTGTCTATGACCAGGTGTTCGACATGGCCCAAGGGGCTGAAGCCCTGCGGATGGCAGGTTCTCTCTACGGTTCTATGCAACATGTGCCAGGTTCCCTTACCCATGAGCAAACCCTCAGTTCCTATGTGTTTCCCTCCGGAGTTGGCATGTGGGCGGCCCCCAATGTTTCTGGGTTGAATATGTCCGGCATTGGCATGGGTTATGGTCTTTCCAGCAGTGAGTTTATGGCCTCAGAAGCTCCGGTACGGCCCCGGCAGTTCTGGTTAGTGGCCGATGCGGAGTTGATCGTTTACGGTGCCACGGAACCCGATGCCACAGTTACCATTGGTGGTCGTCCGATTAAACTCAACGAAGACGGGACTTTCCGCTTCCAAATGTCCTTCCAAGACGGCTTAATTGATTATCCCATCGTGGCAGTGGCGGCGGATGGAGAACAAACCCGTAACGTTCATATGAAATTTACCCGGGAAACTCCTTCGCGCAACACTAATACCAAGGAAGAAGCTGTACCGGAATGGTTTAGCTAG
- the egtC gene encoding ergothioneine biosynthesis protein EgtC: MCRLLGYLGQPLRPEQLIYRPEHSLIVQSYQPQEMTAGLLNADGFGLGWFDQESLPNPYLYKNVLPIWSDINLPHLSRYIQSGCFVSYVRSATPPLAVDLTNCQPFTEEGLLFVHNGFINNFRTTLYRPLRNLLSDASYQFIHGTTDSEHIFALILDNLRHLRQGDLNGSEVSLDKALEVSLLTLSALARQHNTYFSANIILADGQRIVACRYASRQPEPTLYWLADGKRCPGGVIIASEPLFADSQWQACPPQSILAIDGPGAIAVKVLAD, from the coding sequence ATGTGTCGTCTTTTAGGGTATCTGGGTCAACCACTACGGCCAGAGCAACTGATTTATCGCCCGGAACATTCCCTTATTGTCCAGAGCTATCAACCCCAGGAGATGACTGCAGGATTGCTGAATGCTGACGGTTTCGGTTTGGGATGGTTTGACCAGGAGAGTCTGCCCAATCCCTATCTTTACAAAAATGTCCTGCCCATTTGGAGTGACATTAATCTGCCCCACCTGAGCCGCTATATCCAATCCGGTTGCTTTGTCAGTTATGTCCGGAGTGCAACCCCTCCCCTGGCAGTGGATTTGACCAATTGCCAGCCTTTCACGGAGGAAGGTCTTTTATTTGTCCACAATGGATTTATTAATAATTTTCGTACTACCCTTTATCGTCCTCTCCGTAATTTACTCAGCGATGCCAGTTATCAATTCATCCATGGCACCACCGATTCAGAACATATTTTTGCCTTAATTTTGGACAATCTCCGGCATCTCCGCCAGGGTGATTTGAATGGGTCAGAAGTTAGTTTGGATAAAGCTTTGGAGGTGAGTTTGTTAACTTTGAGCGCATTGGCCCGCCAACATAACACCTATTTTTCTGCCAATATTATCCTGGCGGATGGCCAGCGCATTGTGGCCTGTCGTTACGCTAGCCGTCAACCGGAGCCAACCCTATATTGGTTGGCCGATGGTAAGCGGTGCCCAGGGGGAGTAATTATTGCCTCGGAACCCCTATTTGCTGATTCCCAATGGCAAGCCTGTCCGCCCCAAAGTATTTTGGCCATTGATGGCCCAGGGGCGATCGCCGTTAAAGTTTTGGCCGATTAA
- the murI gene encoding glutamate racemase: protein MREPQRSRIGVFDSGVGGLTVLRELYRQLPKESILYFGDTARLPYGNRSPQVILQYVREILTWMAEEEVKMVIMACNTSSALALETVQQEFDMPILGVILPGARAAVRQGRRIGVISTPATAASNAYRNAIHEVNPEALVWQMGCPEFVPLIEQNRLHDPYTLEVAKGYLQPLLDADIDTLVFGCTHYRHLTPVFQQILPSHIRLVDPASHVVKAARQELEVMGLRNSEMSIATRFTVSGCPQQFAELSQQWLGFTPMVEKISLPCLSSLYPQPLEVRD, encoded by the coding sequence ATGCGTGAGCCCCAGCGTAGCCGAATTGGCGTTTTTGATAGTGGTGTGGGTGGGTTAACCGTTCTACGTGAGCTGTATCGACAATTACCTAAAGAGTCAATTCTTTATTTTGGCGATACGGCACGGCTACCTTACGGCAACAGATCCCCGCAAGTAATCCTTCAATATGTCCGGGAAATCCTGACTTGGATGGCAGAGGAGGAAGTAAAAATGGTAATCATGGCCTGCAACACCAGTTCTGCTTTGGCCCTGGAGACCGTACAGCAGGAATTTGATATGCCAATTTTGGGAGTGATTCTCCCTGGGGCCCGGGCCGCAGTCCGCCAAGGCCGGCGCATTGGGGTTATTTCTACCCCCGCCACAGCGGCGAGCAATGCCTATCGTAATGCTATCCACGAAGTCAATCCAGAAGCATTGGTCTGGCAGATGGGCTGTCCGGAATTTGTCCCTCTGATTGAGCAAAATCGCCTCCATGACCCCTACACCCTGGAAGTGGCTAAGGGCTATCTACAACCACTGTTGGATGCGGACATTGATACCCTAGTGTTTGGTTGTACCCACTACCGCCATTTAACCCCTGTTTTCCAGCAAATTTTACCCTCCCATATCCGTCTGGTGGACCCCGCTAGCCATGTGGTTAAAGCAGCCCGTCAGGAGCTGGAGGTCATGGGACTGCGAAATTCCGAAATGTCCATTGCCACCCGTTTCACCGTCAGTGGTTGCCCCCAACAGTTTGCAGAACTTTCCCAACAGTGGTTGGGTTTCACCCCCATGGTGGAAAAAATTTCCCTGCCCTGTTTAAGCTCCCTCTATCCCCAACCCTTGGAAGTGCGGGATTAG